GGCTGGGACGTTCCCGCGGTCCCCAGCTTCAGCACCGGCATGTCCGTCGCCGTCGTAGGCAGCGGCCCCGCCGGTCTGGCCGCCGCGCAGCAGCTCACGCGCGCCGGGCACAGCGTCACCGTCTTCGAACGCGATGAGAAGCCCGGTGGCCTCATGCGTTACGGCGTCCCCGAGTACAAGATGGAGTCCCGCTTCATCGACCGTCGTCTCGACCAGATGCGCGCCGAAGGCACCGTCTTCCGCACCGGAACGTCACCGACCGCCGCCGACCTCTCGCTTTTCGACGCCACCGTCCTCGCCACCGGCACCCCCGTCCCCCGGGAACTCCCCGTTGCGGGCCGCGAACTCCGCGGCATCCACCAGGCCATGGAGTACCTGCCCCTGGCCTCCTCCGACACTCCGCCGATCGACGCCCGCGGCAGGCGCGTCGTCATCATCGGCGGCGGCGACACCGGCACCGACTGCTTCGGCACCGCCCTGCGCCAGGGTGCGGCCAGCGTGACGCAGTTCGACATCCGCCCCCGCTCGCCCCGCCAACGCGCCGCCTCCACCCCCTGGCCCATGCACCCCCTGGTCTGGCGGCAGGCCACCGCCCACGAGGAGGGCGAGTACGTCATCACCGGCGACGAGTCCGCCGATGAGATCGTGGCACTCGGTCTGGCCTCCCGGGGTGTGGGCTCTCGACTGGGGGACCGTATGTTCTCCGTCAACACCGTCTCCTTCTCCGGCGTGGACGGCCACGTGAGCACGATCCACGGCAACGAGGTGAAGGTCATCGACGGCCGACGCATCCCGGTGAAGGGCACCGATTTCGAGGTGGCGGCCGACCTGGTCCTCATCGCGCTCGGCTTCGTCGGCGCTTCCCGCGATGGACTGCATGCCGAACTCGGCGTGGAGATCGACGAGAAGGGCCGCATCGTGCGGGACCAGTCCTACCGCTCCACTGTCCCCGGCGTCTACGTCGCCGGCGACAACGGACGTGGTCAGTCGCTCATCGTCTGGGCCATCGCCGAGGGGCGCGCCGCCGCCGCAGCCGTGGACGCCGACCTCATGGGCGAGACCGCCCTTCCTGCCGCCGTGACCCCCACGGACCGGCCGTTGGGGGTCTGACAGAGGCCGGATCTTCTACTCCGCACCCCCTCAGGCCCGCTCCCGGGGCCGTGAGCGGGCCTGAGGGGGGAGCGAGTTGGAAACGCCCGGTGGGGGACGATCCCGCACCGGGCTTCTTCGGGTGCTGCTACCTAGCCACCCGTGTTGATGTTCATCTCCGAGGGCTTCCACCAACCGGGGCGCTGGATGAGTTCGTAGTCGATCTCGGCCTCTTCCGGGACGTCGCCGGCGGAGTTGGGGCGCAGTTCGTAGATCTCGATGGAACCCCAGTCGCGGTGCCAGTCGAGGTGGGTGTAGCTGGGCAGCTCGTAGGAGGAGTTGACGGCCTCGGCGGTGCCCATGACGCCGCCGCCGTCGTAGTCCTGGAACGGGGTCAGCGTTGACTTGCCCGGGTGATCCGGGGAGATACGGAACTCGGGGATCTCGGCGACACCTGCGTAGTGGTCGAAGGTGCGCTGGCAGGGGAACTGCAGGGCGACGGACCAGTCGAGCAGGCCGGGGTCCTCGGAACCGATGACGTTGTTCAGGGAGTCGAGGGTGGGAACGCGGGGCGGGGTGAAGGCGAGCCACTGCTCGGGGTCGAGGCTGAGGTCGGTCGCGGTGATGCGGATGACGTTGGCCTCGTCGGGCAATGCGTCGATGGGCAGACGGAGGTTGCGCCAGGACGGCTGGGGGCCGATGTCGAGGAGCTCGGTTTCGTCCACGTCGGTCACCCGGCCGTTGTCGCCGCGGACGCCGTACTCGAGGGTGAGTTCCTGGCCGTCGTGAAGCACGCCGTTGATGTCATGGTGTTCGATGCGGCCGGCGGCGGAGACGACGATGAGTGGGGCTTCGTCGGTGTGCTCGGGCAGTTCGTACCAGGCGGTGGTGATGCTGGCGGGGTACTGCGGTCCGGAGGTCCATGAGCCCACGACCGGGACCTGTGAGTAGTCGAGGTTGAAGGGGAGCCTGGCGCGGGAGCCGTTGACGCCGATGTCTGCACGCACGCCGCCGGTGTTGCCGGTCTCCTGGCCGGTGGCCTCGTCGGAACCGCCGGCGTTGTCGGAGTCGGCGATGGCGCCGACGGAGGCGGTGGAGACTGCGTCCTGGCTGATGGACGGCGGGACGTTGTTGGCCTCGAAGCCGCGGTTGTCCTCGGATTCGAGGGAGTCGCCCAGTTCCACGTCGCCGACGGGGGTGAGGAAGGAGTCGTTGGAGTTGGTCTCCACGCGGGCGTCGTTGGCGAGGCTGCAGGTGTTTCCCGTCAGGGAACGCAGGTTGCCCATGCCGATGGAGTAGCCCGGCGTTTGAGAGATGAAACCCTTGGCGAAGGACGCCATGGAGAACAGGACGATCAATGCGCTGGCCACGGCGATGGGGGCAGCGGCGACGCCGGTCC
This sequence is a window from Corynebacterium comes. Protein-coding genes within it:
- a CDS encoding glutamate synthase subunit beta, which translates into the protein MADPHGFRNHRRNEPAHRPVPLRLLDWREVHDHESAGQHTEQSSRCMDCGVPFCHAGCPLGNIIPEWNDLVRQDRWKEAWDRLHATNNFPEFTGRVCPAPCEGACVLGINDDAVTIKDIELAIAERGFEEGWDVPAVPSFSTGMSVAVVGSGPAGLAAAQQLTRAGHSVTVFERDEKPGGLMRYGVPEYKMESRFIDRRLDQMRAEGTVFRTGTSPTAADLSLFDATVLATGTPVPRELPVAGRELRGIHQAMEYLPLASSDTPPIDARGRRVVIIGGGDTGTDCFGTALRQGAASVTQFDIRPRSPRQRAASTPWPMHPLVWRQATAHEEGEYVITGDESADEIVALGLASRGVGSRLGDRMFSVNTVSFSGVDGHVSTIHGNEVKVIDGRRIPVKGTDFEVAADLVLIALGFVGASRDGLHAELGVEIDEKGRIVRDQSYRSTVPGVYVAGDNGRGQSLIVWAIAEGRAAAAAVDADLMGETALPAAVTPTDRPLGV